Proteins encoded in a region of the Mycoplasma mobile 163K genome:
- a CDS encoding RNA polymerase sigma factor — protein sequence MSEKNASDFKSIINALKKDLERINKKNGIEKKNLSQQEVFDFLISKNIDVDEADTDDLFNALIEAKVLSNVADDGDLEEIDMDDFLGEVNGTKKAKIVKDLDEIDDDDIDLSSLEQDEDDEEDNDDDSWLDEDLDKTEDYDSAELSSDDENFSLDEISDDEIVLDDLDEFIDLEYSANAKKGAKSKVKKSGNREIVIREIVKWYMSWVGKHGKVLDKEEEIKYSKQIEEDRNGRKGKKAFNALIHHNLRLVINNAKKYKNRGLSFIDLISEGNAGLIKAATKYDYRRGFKFSTYATWWVRQAITRAVADQARIVRVPVHMVETINKIIKIERELHQELGVPPTDKQIAEKYGNNFTAEKVQYIRKINIDPISLDKSIGKDDDSSFSDFVKDESVVSPLEFASQNELSGILTDILEKHLDEAERDLIKKRFGIGVDKDGNRISSHSLEELAAELQISKEKVRSLESKILRKLKHPQKRKKLKEFYKNNV from the coding sequence ATGAGTGAAAAAAATGCAAGTGATTTTAAGAGTATAATCAATGCTTTAAAAAAAGATTTAGAAAGAATAAACAAAAAAAATGGAATTGAGAAAAAGAATTTGTCTCAACAAGAAGTTTTTGATTTTTTAATTAGTAAGAATATCGATGTAGATGAAGCAGATACAGATGATTTGTTTAATGCTTTAATTGAAGCTAAAGTTCTTTCTAATGTTGCTGATGATGGTGATTTAGAAGAAATTGATATGGATGATTTTTTAGGAGAAGTTAACGGAACTAAAAAAGCAAAAATTGTTAAAGATTTAGATGAAATTGATGATGATGATATTGATTTAAGTTCATTAGAACAAGATGAAGATGATGAAGAAGATAATGACGATGATTCTTGATTAGATGAAGATTTAGATAAAACTGAAGATTATGATTCTGCTGAATTAAGTAGTGATGATGAAAACTTTTCTTTAGATGAGATCAGTGATGATGAAATTGTTTTAGATGATTTAGATGAATTTATCGATTTAGAATATAGTGCAAATGCTAAAAAAGGTGCTAAATCAAAAGTTAAAAAAAGTGGTAATAGAGAAATTGTTATTCGTGAAATTGTTAAATGATACATGAGTTGAGTTGGTAAACACGGTAAAGTTCTTGATAAAGAAGAAGAAATTAAATACTCAAAACAAATTGAAGAAGATCGCAATGGAAGAAAAGGAAAAAAAGCTTTTAATGCTTTAATCCATCACAATTTGCGTTTAGTTATTAATAATGCTAAAAAATATAAAAATCGAGGGCTAAGTTTTATCGATTTAATTTCTGAAGGTAATGCTGGATTAATTAAAGCTGCAACAAAATATGATTATCGTAGAGGATTTAAATTTTCTACTTATGCAACTTGATGAGTAAGACAAGCTATTACTCGTGCTGTTGCTGATCAAGCGAGAATTGTTAGAGTACCTGTTCATATGGTCGAAACAATTAATAAAATTATTAAAATTGAAAGAGAGTTACATCAAGAATTAGGTGTGCCTCCAACTGATAAACAAATTGCTGAAAAATATGGAAACAATTTTACAGCTGAAAAAGTACAATACATAAGAAAAATTAATATCGATCCGATTTCTTTAGATAAATCTATTGGTAAAGATGATGATTCATCTTTTAGTGATTTTGTTAAGGATGAAAGTGTTGTTTCACCTTTAGAATTTGCTAGTCAAAATGAATTAAGTGGTATCTTAACTGATATTTTAGAAAAACATTTAGATGAAGCTGAACGTGATTTAATTAAAAAAAGATTTGGAATTGGCGTTGATAAAGATGGTAATCGAATCTCAAGTCATTCTCTAGAAGAACTTGCTGCTGAATTACAAATTTCAAAAGAAAAAGTGCGTTCATTGGAATCAAAAATTTTAAGAAAATTGAAGCACCCTCAAAAACGCAAAAAATTAAAAGAATTTTATAAGAATAATGTCTAA
- a CDS encoding restriction endonuclease subunit S has product MNSLLNDLTKYIYSGDVKIVEIGSLLNYEQPSKYIVESTNYNKENQIPVLTAGKSFILGYTNEKNNIYGASKNNPIIIFDDFTGSFKWVDFPFKIKSSAIKLLTVNSNNALLRYLYHIMTSMNFFSKEHKRLYISIYSKIKIPLPSIEIQEKIVKFLDTFSELTAELTAELTAELTARKKQYECYRDNLLSFNESTPYVSIGDVFEIINGKSILTKDYISKISGIYPVYSSQTLNKGIIGYINKYEHNEESISWTRDGYVAGSVSYHFNEKFNISNRGLLKALNKNEVNTKFVFYLLEIIAKKHVNKRETIPHLTSSKMAKIKVPLPPIEVQNKIVNILDRFETLISDLTIGLPAEIEARKKQYEYYRDKLLDFKKVN; this is encoded by the coding sequence ATGAATAGTTTATTAAATGATTTAACAAAATATATATATTCAGGTGATGTGAAAATTGTGGAAATAGGAAGTTTACTTAACTATGAACAACCTTCAAAATACATAGTAGAAAGCACAAATTATAATAAAGAAAATCAAATTCCTGTTTTAACAGCAGGAAAATCTTTTATATTAGGTTATACAAATGAAAAAAACAACATATATGGTGCGTCCAAAAACAATCCTATTATTATTTTTGATGATTTTACAGGCTCATTCAAATGAGTTGATTTTCCTTTTAAAATTAAATCATCAGCAATAAAATTATTAACAGTAAATTCAAATAATGCTTTATTACGCTATTTATATCATATTATGACTAGTATGAATTTTTTTTCCAAAGAACATAAAAGACTTTATATTAGTATTTATTCTAAAATTAAAATTCCATTACCATCAATAGAAATTCAAGAAAAAATTGTAAAATTTTTAGACACTTTCTCAGAACTTACAGCAGAACTTACAGCAGAACTTACAGCAGAACTTACAGCAAGAAAAAAACAATATGAATGTTATCGTGATAATTTACTTTCATTCAATGAAAGTACACCATATGTTTCAATAGGTGATGTTTTCGAAATAATAAATGGAAAAAGTATTTTAACAAAAGATTATATATCTAAAATTAGTGGTATTTACCCTGTATACTCATCCCAAACACTCAATAAAGGAATTATTGGATACATCAATAAATATGAGCACAATGAAGAATCAATATCTTGAACAAGAGACGGCTATGTAGCAGGCTCTGTTTCTTATCATTTTAATGAAAAATTTAACATATCAAATCGAGGACTTTTAAAAGCATTAAATAAAAATGAGGTAAATACAAAATTTGTTTTTTACCTTTTAGAAATAATAGCAAAAAAGCATGTTAATAAAAGAGAAACAATTCCTCATCTTACTAGTTCAAAAATGGCTAAAATCAAAGTTCCTCTACCTCCAATTGAAGTTCAAAATAAAATAGTTAATATTCTTGATCGTTTTGAAACTTTGATTAGTGATTTAACAATTGGATTACCTGCAGAAATTGAAGCAAGAAAAAAACAATATGAATATTATCGGGATAAATTATTAGATTTTAAAAAAGTAAATTAA
- a CDS encoding Nif3-like dinuclear metal center hexameric protein, giving the protein MIKKVDLINYLESFYPFEKAELWDKVGFSFLSKNLKQIKKILICLDFDFEAFEKVMKNDIDLIITHHPFYFEDTLEEEFLKNPYKSKIESVFKKLNNKSIYTLHTNFDNHFEGTSYLIAEQLGYTNFLKTNNNQAVITKVNENFKDIVDKIKSSFNFTYVISNLKETDEIVKTKKTWKIAIFAGAGDINLINQFKDNYDFDLLITSDLKWNTLISLASNQKEINYLIVPHKIEEVFIAKIETLLKEKFSNKLEIFTYYSKVDNFSY; this is encoded by the coding sequence ATGATTAAAAAAGTTGATTTAATTAATTATTTAGAATCATTTTATCCTTTTGAAAAAGCAGAACTTTGAGATAAAGTAGGTTTTAGTTTTTTGAGTAAAAATTTAAAACAAATTAAGAAAATCTTAATTTGTCTAGATTTTGATTTTGAAGCTTTTGAAAAAGTAATGAAAAATGATATTGATTTAATAATTACTCATCATCCTTTTTATTTCGAAGATACTCTTGAAGAAGAATTTTTAAAAAATCCTTACAAATCTAAAATTGAATCTGTTTTTAAAAAATTAAATAATAAATCCATTTATACTTTACACACTAATTTTGATAATCATTTTGAAGGAACAAGTTATTTAATTGCTGAACAATTAGGTTATACTAATTTTTTAAAAACAAATAATAATCAAGCTGTAATTACTAAAGTAAATGAAAACTTTAAAGATATTGTTGATAAAATTAAAAGCTCTTTTAATTTTACTTATGTAATTTCTAATCTTAAAGAAACAGATGAAATAGTAAAAACTAAAAAAACATGAAAAATAGCCATTTTTGCAGGTGCAGGTGATATTAATTTAATTAATCAATTCAAAGATAATTATGATTTTGATTTATTAATAACTAGTGATTTAAAATGAAATACTTTAATTTCGCTTGCTTCAAATCAAAAAGAGATTAATTATTTAATTGTTCCACATAAAATTGAAGAAGTATTTATTGCTAAAATAGAAACTTTACTAAAAGAAAAATTTTCTAATAAATTAGAAATTTTTACTTATTATTCAAAAGTGGATAATTTTTCTTATTAG